A segment of the Nitrospirota bacterium genome:
CATGCAGGAGTGTGAGCCCGGCGACAGGCTTCAGGCAACCATAGAGGGCACGGAGCATGCATCCCGGGCGGCCGCGGTCCGCTGGAGCGAGGAGGCCCTGGCGGGACGCCTCTACCGCGTGGGGCTTCAGTGGGACGGGGAGTAAACGATATTGGAGCTGCGAAATTCTGTCTTTTGTTTTAGAAAGGCCTCCTGAGTTACATCTGGGTTGAACGACGCAGGTGGCCGTCTGAATACCGGACT
Coding sequences within it:
- a CDS encoding PilZ domain-containing protein — protein: MKKRKESRRTESHKVIYHMERKPDERRQFGMTLNVSSSGFCMYSMQECEPGDRLQATIEGTEHASRAAAVRWSEEALAGRLYRVGLQWDGE